Below is a genomic region from Lysobacter terrestris.
CGCCTACGACCCGGTGAGCCTGTTCAAGGACGCTTTCCTCAGCTGGCCGCTGGCGCGCGTCGACGGCTGGCTCGCGCGCTACCACGCGCGCGCGCTCGAGGCCGGCTTGCCGGTGCCGCCGCGGGAACAGTTCCTGCGCGACGCCGACTTCATCGGCGTGCAGCGCCACCTCAAGGTGCTCGGCATCTTCGCGCGCCTGCATTACCGCGACGGCAAGCCGAAGTACCTGCTGGATGCACCGCGCTTCATCGCCTACCTCGATGAAGTCCTGCCGCGCCATCCGCAGCTGGCGCCGCTGCGCGAACTGCTCGATGCACGCATCCGCCCGGCGCTGCAGCGGAGCGCCGCATGAAGGCCCTGATCTTCGCAGCCGGCCTGGGCGAACGCATGCGCCCGCTGACCGACCACACGCCCAAGCCGTTGCTGTCCGTCGGCGGCAAGCGCTTGATCGCCTGGCACCTAGAGAAGCTCGCCGCGATCGGCGTGCGCGAGGTGGTGGTCAACACCAGCTGGCTGGCGCCGCAGTTCCCGGCGACGCTCGGCGACGGCAGCGACTGGGGCCTGCGCCTGCACTATTCCTTTGAGGGCCCGCGTCCGCTGGAAACCGGCGGCGGCATGCTGCATGCGCTGCCGCTGCTCGGCGATGCGCCGTTCCTGCTGGTCAACGGCGACGTCTGGACCGACTACGACTTCGCCCGCCTGCCGCGCGAGCCCGCCGGCCTGGCGCACCTGGTGATGGTCGATCGTCCCGTGCAGGCGACGCAGGGCGACTTCGCCCTCGCTGCCGATGGCCTGGTGCGCAGCGACGGCGAGCATCGGCTGACCTACGCCGGCATCGGCATGTACCGCCCGCAACTGCTCGATGGCTGGCGTGCGCGTACGCACGACGACGGTGCCGGCGAAACACCGCCGCGCTTCCGCCTCGCCCCGATCCTGCGCGCGTTCATGGGCGAGGGCCGGATCACCGGCGAGCACCACCGCGGCCGCTGGACCGATGTCGGCACGCCGCAGCGACTAGCGCAGCTGGATGCGGAGCTTGTGCAAGCGGATCGCTAGGCGATCCCGGAAACGCCCTACAGATCCAGCGTCTGCCGCAGGAACGGCACGGTAAGACGGCGCTGCGCCGCCAGCGAAGCGCGGTCGAGCTGGTCGAGCAGCGCCGTGAGTCCGCCGAGGTCGCGTCCGACCCGCTTGAGCAACCAGTCCAGCGCGGCGTCCTCGACGATCAGGCCGCGACGCTGCGCGCGCTGCTGCAACACTTCGCGCCGGCCGTCGTCGTCCAGCGCCGCCAGGGTGATACGCGTGCACTGGCCCAGGCGCGAACACAGGTCCGGCAGGCTCAAACCGATCGCATCGGGAATGTCGCGCGCCGCATACAGCAACGCGACGCCGGCGGCACGCGCGCGGTTGTGCGCGTCGAACAGGGCGATCTCGTCGTCGCGCTGGCCGGCGATCGCGTCCAGTCCGTCCAGCGCGATCAGGTCGTTGCCTTCCAGCGCCTGCAGCGCGTCGCGCACACGCCCCGCCGCCGCTACCAGCGGCAGGTAGGCGGCGCGGCGGCCCATGTTTTCGGCGGCGGCGCAGCTCGCCAGCAGCAGGTGGGTCTTGCCGACGCCGGACGGCCCGGCCAGGTAGAGCGCATCACGCGTCGTGGACTTGGTGGCTGCGGCGGCGGCCGCACGCAGTTGTTCGAGCGCGCCCTCGGGGGCGCGGACGAACGTCTCCATGCGCTGGTCCGGCGGATAGCGCAACGCCAGCGGCAGTTGCGGCACCCCATGCACGCTGCGGCTCACTCCGGCTGGCGCTCCACCGCCCCGGTGGCCGCGGGTGCGGGCGCGGGTGCCGCAGCAGCAGCCACGGCTTCCACCGGCACGGCTTCCACCGGCGGCTCGCCTGCGTACAGGCGGCTGTGCGTGTAGCGCTGCTCGGCGTAACGCAGCAGCACGTTGGCGACCGCGGCCACCGGCAACGCCAGCAGCATGCCGAGGAAGCCGAACAGCTGCCCGCCAGCGAGCACGGCGAAGATCACCGCGGCCGG
It encodes:
- the murU gene encoding N-acetylmuramate alpha-1-phosphate uridylyltransferase MurU, producing the protein MKALIFAAGLGERMRPLTDHTPKPLLSVGGKRLIAWHLEKLAAIGVREVVVNTSWLAPQFPATLGDGSDWGLRLHYSFEGPRPLETGGGMLHALPLLGDAPFLLVNGDVWTDYDFARLPREPAGLAHLVMVDRPVQATQGDFALAADGLVRSDGEHRLTYAGIGMYRPQLLDGWRARTHDDGAGETPPRFRLAPILRAFMGEGRITGEHHRGRWTDVGTPQRLAQLDAELVQADR
- the hda gene encoding DnaA regulatory inactivator Hda; this encodes MSRSVHGVPQLPLALRYPPDQRMETFVRAPEGALEQLRAAAAAATKSTTRDALYLAGPSGVGKTHLLLASCAAAENMGRRAAYLPLVAAAGRVRDALQALEGNDLIALDGLDAIAGQRDDEIALFDAHNRARAAGVALLYAARDIPDAIGLSLPDLCSRLGQCTRITLAALDDDGRREVLQQRAQRRGLIVEDAALDWLLKRVGRDLGGLTALLDQLDRASLAAQRRLTVPFLRQTLDL